In one Bdellovibrionota bacterium genomic region, the following are encoded:
- a CDS encoding nucleotidyl transferase AbiEii/AbiGii toxin family protein, with the protein MGESLEASEKSRSDLAERILPPPLYKALKHIFLQKLSGCALVGGTALAGFYAGHRRSDDLDLFTADETSQKATHAAVQSLQGIGTVFEREFHAAQFYKATCLLDQKRFTVDIVLDQNLFRVGRFHSLNDGLVVADLHTLLMMKSSTLVSRCSEKDLFDLLWLFEHMDGLTYERLIQVGHEIDGGLTGETLLMSVSNTILREEACDFSLDPQVTPKNVHAQLISFQKSFLKGLSLYLKNQPAPPLKDLLKQVKRLI; encoded by the coding sequence ATGGGAGAGAGTTTGGAAGCTTCAGAAAAATCTCGGTCTGATTTAGCGGAACGAATTCTGCCGCCACCGCTTTACAAAGCGCTCAAACACATTTTTCTCCAGAAACTTTCCGGTTGCGCCCTTGTCGGAGGCACGGCTCTAGCTGGTTTTTACGCAGGACACCGCCGGTCGGACGATCTCGATCTTTTCACGGCTGATGAAACCAGCCAAAAGGCGACCCATGCGGCGGTTCAATCTCTACAAGGGATCGGTACGGTGTTTGAGAGGGAGTTTCATGCGGCGCAGTTTTACAAAGCGACGTGCCTTTTAGATCAAAAAAGGTTCACAGTAGATATCGTCCTAGATCAAAATCTCTTCCGCGTGGGCCGGTTCCATTCGCTCAATGACGGACTCGTTGTAGCGGATCTACACACACTACTGATGATGAAATCGTCCACGCTCGTAAGTCGCTGCAGTGAAAAAGATCTCTTCGATCTCCTGTGGCTATTTGAACACATGGACGGACTCACATACGAAAGACTTATCCAGGTTGGACACGAAATCGACGGTGGTCTGACGGGTGAAACTCTTCTCATGAGTGTTTCGAATACAATTCTTCGAGAAGAGGCATGCGATTTTTCGCTCGATCCCCAAGTAACCCCGAAGAACGTGCACGCGCAGTTGATCAGCTTTCAAAAATCATTTCTTAAAGGGCTTAGCTTGTATTTGAAGAATCAGCCGGCACCGCCACTGAAGGACCTATTGAAGCAAGTTAAACGACTGATTTAG
- a CDS encoding helix-turn-helix transcriptional regulator has translation MNLQTLKTLAELRGLNQSDLAKMAGVRRQAVSLWFKGTEPGGDIHLKAQHLYRLAKTLGVSLEVLREPLPMLSEPKEVASLETSLLWDRLYPSLARFSVALLRCESPAIARLVQVYGLFQAAAIAGNRVWTKFPVYKRFIEAVQRKEWERVWKLQKNLGLI, from the coding sequence GTGAATTTACAGACGCTCAAGACCCTGGCCGAACTCCGGGGACTCAATCAGTCGGATTTGGCAAAGATGGCTGGTGTTCGCCGGCAGGCCGTCTCTCTTTGGTTTAAAGGCACGGAACCCGGGGGCGATATTCATTTGAAAGCGCAACATCTGTATCGCCTGGCCAAGACGCTCGGGGTCAGCTTGGAAGTACTACGTGAACCGCTTCCGATGCTCTCGGAACCCAAGGAAGTCGCGTCCCTGGAAACGTCACTTCTTTGGGACCGCCTCTATCCGTCGCTCGCACGGTTTTCCGTCGCGCTGTTGCGCTGCGAATCGCCTGCGATCGCGCGGCTTGTCCAAGTGTACGGTCTTTTCCAAGCCGCGGCCATAGCAGGGAACCGAGTATGGACCAAGTTTCCTGTTTACAAACGATTCATCGAGGCGGTTCAACGCAAAGAATGGGAGAGAGTTTGGAAGCTTCAGAAAAATCTCGGTCTGATTTAG